DNA sequence from the Sulfurimonas sediminis genome:
ATCGTTGCCTATGATCCGTATATCGAGCCTTCTAAGGTAACTGATCTTGATATGACCTATACGAAAAATTTTGATGATATTTTGGCATGTGATGTTATCACGATACATACACCGAAAAACCAAGAGACGATTAATATTATCGACAAAGAAGAAATTGCAAAAATGAAAGACGGCGTTGTGCTTGTCAACTGTGCACGCGGCGGACTCTATAACGAAGATGCTTTGTATGATGGTTTGAAATCAGGGAAAATCCGTTTTGCCGGTATCGATGTGTTTGTAAAAGAGCCTGCAATTAACAATAAACTGCTTGATTTGGACAATATCGTCGTTTCTCCTCACTTGGGGGCAAACACGTATGAGTCTCAGTACAACATCGGAACGCAGGCGGCACAAAATGCAATCGCTGCGGCAAAAGGCATAGCCTATCCGAATGCGATGAATCTGCCGATAGATGAGAGCAAGATTCCTCCTTTTGTAAAGCCATTCTTGGAAATGGGACAAAAAATCGGTTTCCTGGAATCGCAGATCAATAAGTCTAAAATAATCTCTATAAAAGTAAAAGGGCAGGGAGAAATAGCAGACTATGTTGATTCTCTGGCGACTTTTGTGACGGTTGGGGCATTAAGCCACAGTTCTGAGACTATCAATTACGTGAATGCAGATTTTGTTGCCAAAGAAAAAGCCATTGAGGTTGAAGCTGTCAATTTGGGAGATTCAAAAGTTTATAAAAATCTGATTACAGTCAAGATAACAACAAATGAAGGAACAACATCAATTTCGGCTACAATTTTTGAAGACGGATTACAGCGTATTGTCGCAATAGACGGTTTTGACATTGAATTCCCGCTCAAAGGAGACATGGTTCTATTTAAAAACTCTGATGTTCCGGGTGTCATAGGCAGTGTAGGAACTATACTTGCAGACAACAATGTCAATATTTCAGATTTTTCATTGGC
Encoded proteins:
- the serA gene encoding phosphoglycerate dehydrogenase, whose amino-acid sequence is MQKYTVVVCDHIHEAGLKMLQEDENINFIMAADVDKKELVETIIPKADVAITRSSTDVDEFFIEHAVNMKAIVRAGVGVDNVNIPECSKKGIIVMNVPTANTIAAVELTMTHMLSCMRMFPYSHDHLKNQRVWKREKWYGYELKGKKLGIIGFGNIGSRVAKRAKAFEMDIVAYDPYIEPSKVTDLDMTYTKNFDDILACDVITIHTPKNQETINIIDKEEIAKMKDGVVLVNCARGGLYNEDALYDGLKSGKIRFAGIDVFVKEPAINNKLLDLDNIVVSPHLGANTYESQYNIGTQAAQNAIAAAKGIAYPNAMNLPIDESKIPPFVKPFLEMGQKIGFLESQINKSKIISIKVKGQGEIADYVDSLATFVTVGALSHSSETINYVNADFVAKEKAIEVEAVNLGDSKVYKNLITVKITTNEGTTSISATIFEDGLQRIVAIDGFDIEFPLKGDMVLFKNSDVPGVIGSVGTILADNNVNISDFSLARNEQSEALAVILVDNVVNDTTLSQLASLDACISVNYARL